From Rhododendron vialii isolate Sample 1 chromosome 10a, ASM3025357v1, the proteins below share one genomic window:
- the LOC131304034 gene encoding uncharacterized protein LOC131304034 — protein sequence MENPGKKVLLTSSGDEISLNIARHLANRGCRLVLMGNESSIRRAAEKIMDSTNGVVVGVEVVGLDMEEDKEAVYDEAVDKACKILGNLDALVHCYAYEGKMQDPLQLAEDEFKKIVKINFMAAWYLLKAVGRRMRDHKSGGSIVFLNSLIGAERGLYQGAAAYGSCLAGVQQLVRLSSLDMGKHQIRVNAIARGLHLNDEYPLSVGKERAEKLVKEAAPLNRWLDVRNDLASTVIYLVSDGSRYMTGTTIFVDGAQSIVRPRMRAYM from the exons ATGGAAAATCCTGGAAAGAAGGTTTTGCTCACTTCCAGTGGGGATGAGATTTCTCTCAACATTGCCCGCCATCTAGCAAATCGTGGttgcag GTTGGTTCTGATGGGGAACGAGAGCAGTATAAGGAGAGCCGCTGAGAAGATTATGGACTCCACGAACGGTGTCGTCGTTGGGGTGGAAGTGGTTGGATTGGACATGGAAGAGGACAAAGAGGCTGTCTATGATGAAGCGGTCGATAAGGCGTGCAAGATTCTCGGGAATCTCGACGCTCTTGTCCATTGCTATGCTTACGAAG GAAAGATGCAGGATCCTCTGCAGCTTGCTGAAGATGAGTTCAAAAAGATagttaaaataaatttcatggCTGCATGGTATTTATTGAAGGCTGTTGGCAGAAGAATGCGTGATCACAAATCCGGGGGATCCATTGTATTTTTGAACTCACTAATTGGCGCTGAGAGAGGGTTGTATCAAGGAGCTGCTGCATATGGTTCATGTTTGGCAGGAGTACAACAATTAGTTAGA cTATCTTCTCTGGATATGGGGAAACACCAAATCAGGGTTAATGCCATTGCTCGTGGCTTGCACCTAAATGATGAGTATCCATTGTCAGTGGGGAAGGAAAGGGCAGAAAAATTGGTAAAGGAAGCAGCTCCACTCAACAGGTGGCTTGACGTAAGAAATGACCTGGCTTCGACTGTTATCTATCTAGTAAGTGACGGTTCACGTTACATGACTGGAACCACAATATTTGTTGATGGAGCTCAGTCAATTGTAAGGCCTCGGATGCGAGCTTACATGTAA